The sequence CGATCCACCGATTGAATTCTATCGGCCATTGCCACCGTTGGCGTATTTGCCGCTGGTGATCATCTGGTTCGGGATCGGTGAGTTCTCCAAGGTTTATCTGATTTTTCTGGCGATTTTTGCACCACTGGCTATCGCTGCCCGCTCCGGGGTGCGGTCGGTCTCGATTGAGCAGATACACGCGGCGTATTCGATGGGTGCTTCACGGGTTCAAGTCATCGTTCATGTGATTCTGAAAGCGGCTATCCCTGAAATTTTTACCGGGATGCGGATCGGTATCGGCGTCGGCTGGACGACTTTGGTCGCAGGCGAGATGGTCGCCTCAACCCGAGGACTCGGTTTCATGGTGCTGAGTGCTTCGGAGTTTTTGGCAAGCGACGTCGCGATCATGGGGATTATCGTCATCGGTTTCTTCGCCTTCATTTTTGATCTGCTGATGCGCTATCTTGAGCGCATTATTGTTCCCTGGAAGGGTATGGTTTAGCGCCATAAGGAACCAGGGATCACTTTGAAGTTTAGGCTAGCGAGGTTATTTGAGACCGGTATCGGTCACAAATAACCTCTTTTTTATGGCGACCTGCGATTTGGCATTCTCCGACGCCATGGTGGTTATTCGAGCTTTGTGTTCGGATCGCCTGAAGTATCGGCAAGAAATTTTAATAAAAAAAACACGGCTTTAAACCGTGTTTTTTTGTCCTGCTTACTTTAGTTTCTCTTTAACTCTTTCAAGCATATTTCTGCAAGCAGAGCATCGGTACTGTCAGGAAATGCGCCCTGCCATCGGTGACGACGGCGACGCTGCAAAGCGTTTCGGTATCCGCCCAGCCAGATAGGCTTCACGCCCGGCCTGTACCGCGAGTCGCATGGCACGTGCCATGCCGATAGGATCGCGTGCACCGGCAATTGCTGTGTTCATCAATACCCCGTCGCACCCTAATTCCATCGCAATCGCCGCATCGGAGGCGGTGCCGACACCGGCATCGACCAGCACAGGAACGTTAGCCTGTTCAATGATCAGGGATAAATTCCATGGATTGAGGATACCCATGCCGGAACCGATTAATGAAGCCAGCGGCATAATGGCGACGCAACCGATTTGCTCCAACATCTTGGCCTGGATGGGATCGTCGCTGCAATAAACCATGACATCGAAACCGTCTCGCACCAATATTTCTGCAGCTTTCAGGGTTTCCGGCATGTTCGGGAACAGATTTTTTTCATCACCCAACACTTCCAGTTTGACCAGCTTGTGACCGTTCAGCAATTCACGCGCGAGTTGCAAGGTGTAGACCGCATCCTCTGCGTTATAACAGCCGCCGGTGTTCGGTAAAATCGTAAATTCTGATGGCGGTACCGCGTCCAGCAAACTGGGCGCATGCTCGTCCTGACCAATGTTTACCCGCCGGATCGTCACAGTGACGATCCCGGTGCCGCTGGCATCGACCGCGGCGCGGGTCTCTGCAAAGTCACGGTATTTGCCGGTCCCGACCAAGAGGCGCGACCTGTAGCGGACGCCTGCGATGGTCAACCTGTCGTCTATCGCTTGCCCTTGTTGCTGATATGCATTCATTAAAATTTCTTTCAAAAAACCTCATTTGCGATGGCTGAAGCTGCCGCCATTCGGTCAGCTCCAGAGACCGAATTAAGCGGTGTTAGATTAGTTAGCGCGGCGATTAATATTATTTTTGTTTCAAAACAAAATCCGCCAGAGACCGTAACTCGTCCGGCGATAGC is a genomic window of Glaciimonas sp. PAMC28666 containing:
- a CDS encoding ABC transporter permease subunit is translated as MFPHKPAKPGEAFGAPGQGSSRTIGTVTVITLFLLWYAITATGLVKPLFLPSPKAVWDKFILVSTVGFAGSTLLQHTLTSLARVFGAFSLACLFAIPIGIMMGVSRVARGLFDPPIEFYRPLPPLAYLPLVIIWFGIGEFSKVYLIFLAIFAPLAIAARSGVRSVSIEQIHAAYSMGASRVQVIVHVILKAAIPEIFTGMRIGIGVGWTTLVAGEMVASTRGLGFMVLSASEFLASDVAIMGIIVIGFFAFIFDLLMRYLERIIVPWKGMV
- a CDS encoding thiazole synthase; amino-acid sequence: MNAYQQQGQAIDDRLTIAGVRYRSRLLVGTGKYRDFAETRAAVDASGTGIVTVTIRRVNIGQDEHAPSLLDAVPPSEFTILPNTGGCYNAEDAVYTLQLARELLNGHKLVKLEVLGDEKNLFPNMPETLKAAEILVRDGFDVMVYCSDDPIQAKMLEQIGCVAIMPLASLIGSGMGILNPWNLSLIIEQANVPVLVDAGVGTASDAAIAMELGCDGVLMNTAIAGARDPIGMARAMRLAVQAGREAYLAGRIPKRFAASPSSPMAGRIS